One part of the Paenibacillus silvisoli genome encodes these proteins:
- a CDS encoding extracellular solute-binding protein — protein MKLHAINARLAGVMAGMLAVLTVLAGCSGTGEKVGERQNVQSEADADGDGAAAAPAKEPVTLKVQLNSVGNDFERTEVYEEIKRLTGVTMNVEMYDEQKFKVELAGGDLPDIIQVPNKNMKELIEGGNIIPLDDLLKTNGPDLQQPLYEKSLDYMRTFWSDNTNKLYMIPVQIGSSDFGFDQQVGFNVRWDYYKELGYPKIASLDDMVNVLAEMVQRHGTTKDGKKVYGVSMWNDWYTWGIRSMGLITGNGMYDVNTQQLVNEYTDPEHSSIWDTAYFLYRAQQKGILDPDAFTAKFNDIVAKASEGTLISSIATWPFTRANADLLKEGPDKGFVTIPLEWGFTNVGGTSVSGWTDRAFAISANCKYPERAMDLINFLVSEQGSRLIGSGIEGVHWEYVEGKPVMKQETVELASAGGDNWKRTGIGMIANQQGLSDYTKLNDGGIVNLFNTPEVFATKLNSLNKDYVEHYGVTYPAEAYKRLVEQGKVKTLANIPQDVLSAMPSQPDDIKRILTKVDELLLKGMPVVVLGSDNDLAFKANRQALIDKLIEAGANTYFDWYKRSYEETVARLASGK, from the coding sequence TTGAAGCTTCATGCGATAAACGCGCGGTTGGCTGGCGTCATGGCCGGCATGCTTGCCGTACTGACCGTGCTGGCCGGTTGCAGCGGAACGGGCGAGAAGGTTGGGGAGCGGCAAAATGTCCAGTCCGAGGCGGACGCGGATGGTGATGGCGCGGCAGCGGCGCCGGCCAAGGAGCCGGTTACGCTGAAGGTGCAGCTGAACAGCGTCGGGAACGATTTTGAACGGACGGAAGTGTACGAGGAGATCAAGCGTCTGACCGGCGTTACGATGAACGTCGAGATGTACGATGAGCAGAAGTTCAAGGTCGAGCTGGCCGGCGGCGATTTGCCCGACATCATTCAGGTGCCGAACAAGAACATGAAAGAGCTGATCGAGGGGGGCAACATTATTCCGCTCGACGATCTGCTGAAGACGAACGGACCTGATCTGCAGCAGCCCCTGTATGAGAAAAGCTTGGATTATATGCGGACGTTCTGGAGCGACAACACGAACAAGCTGTACATGATCCCGGTGCAAATCGGCAGCAGCGATTTCGGGTTCGATCAGCAGGTCGGTTTTAACGTGAGATGGGACTATTATAAGGAGCTTGGCTATCCGAAGATCGCGTCGCTCGACGACATGGTCAATGTGCTTGCGGAGATGGTGCAGCGGCACGGTACGACGAAGGACGGCAAAAAGGTGTACGGCGTCAGCATGTGGAACGATTGGTACACCTGGGGCATCCGGAGCATGGGGCTCATTACGGGCAACGGGATGTACGACGTCAATACGCAGCAGCTGGTGAACGAGTATACCGATCCGGAGCATAGCAGCATTTGGGATACGGCTTATTTCTTGTATCGCGCGCAGCAGAAGGGCATTTTGGACCCGGATGCTTTTACCGCGAAGTTCAACGATATCGTGGCCAAAGCTTCGGAGGGCACGTTGATCTCCTCCATTGCGACATGGCCGTTCACGCGCGCAAATGCGGATCTGCTGAAGGAAGGGCCGGACAAAGGGTTCGTGACGATCCCGTTGGAATGGGGCTTTACCAACGTCGGCGGAACCTCGGTTTCCGGCTGGACCGACCGCGCGTTCGCCATTTCGGCGAACTGCAAGTATCCGGAGCGGGCGATGGATCTGATTAATTTTCTCGTGTCGGAGCAGGGCTCGCGCTTGATCGGCAGCGGGATCGAAGGCGTCCATTGGGAGTATGTGGAAGGCAAGCCGGTCATGAAGCAGGAAACGGTGGAGCTTGCGTCCGCCGGCGGCGACAACTGGAAGCGGACCGGGATCGGCATGATCGCGAACCAGCAGGGGCTCTCCGATTATACGAAGCTGAATGACGGCGGCATCGTCAATTTGTTCAATACGCCGGAAGTGTTCGCGACGAAGCTTAACTCGTTGAATAAGGATTACGTGGAGCATTATGGCGTGACCTATCCGGCCGAAGCGTATAAACGGCTCGTCGAGCAGGGCAAGGTGAAGACGCTGGCGAACATCCCGCAGGATGTGCTGAGCGCGATGCCATCGCAGCCTGACGACATTAAGCGGATTCTGACCAAGGTCGACGAGCTGCTCTTGAAGGGCATGCCGGTCGTCGTGCTGGGCTCGGACAACGACCTGGCGTTCAAAGCGAACCGGCAGGCGCTGATCGACAAGCTCATCGAAGCCGGCGCGAACACGTATTTCGATTGGTATAAGCGATCGTACGAGGAAACGGTGGCTCGGCTTGCGAGCGGTAAATGA
- a CDS encoding GNAT family N-acetyltransferase, translated as MEIAIRSAKQEDYEALLPLFWQVHHVHVVERPDLYKVNAAPVGEELFQRQLEDDQHHLFVAVLGDAIVGVVVARVDETIENSFVNARKVLLVDSLCVADTVRKKGIGRKLMQHVFELANALNVDSVELGVSETNQQALRFYESIGMTTKSRKMELRLTE; from the coding sequence ATGGAGATTGCGATCCGGAGCGCGAAGCAAGAGGATTACGAGGCGTTATTGCCGTTGTTTTGGCAGGTTCACCATGTGCACGTCGTGGAACGGCCGGATTTATACAAGGTGAACGCCGCCCCGGTGGGAGAAGAGTTGTTTCAGCGCCAATTAGAAGATGATCAGCATCATCTCTTCGTGGCTGTTCTGGGCGATGCGATCGTCGGCGTCGTTGTTGCCAGGGTGGATGAAACAATCGAGAATTCATTTGTTAATGCGAGAAAGGTGCTGCTGGTAGACAGCTTATGCGTTGCGGACACGGTTCGAAAAAAGGGCATCGGGCGGAAGCTCATGCAGCATGTCTTCGAATTGGCGAACGCTCTGAACGTGGACAGTGTTGAGCTCGGGGTATCGGAGACGAACCAACAAGCGCTCCGTTTCTATGAATCCATTGGGATGACGACGAAGAGCAGAAAAATGGAGCTTCGGTTGACGGAGTAG
- a CDS encoding ABC transporter permease subunit — protein MKYKASRITLFLMVIPFILLVFVFNYIPLFGWVYAFYDYKPGIPLSQTEFVGLKFFKWAIEEREDLFRVLTNTLALSLLSILASPLSVIFAILLNELRSKKFQKLVQTLTTLPNFISWIIVYSLAFFMFSSGGLVNEVLMRLGWIDEPTTVLGNAAATWWFQTAITIWKSLGWGAIIYLAAIAGIDQELYDAAKVDGAGRFQRIMAITVPGVMPTFFVLLLLNIASVLSNGASGFEQNFVFYNSLVADKIEALDYYVYRVGITTGEISFGTAIGIAKSLISILLLFLMNALSKKVRGHSVF, from the coding sequence ATGAAATACAAGGCAAGCCGTATCACGCTGTTCCTAATGGTCATACCGTTCATTCTGCTGGTGTTCGTCTTCAACTACATCCCGTTGTTCGGCTGGGTCTACGCTTTCTACGACTACAAGCCGGGCATCCCGCTCTCGCAGACGGAGTTCGTCGGACTGAAGTTTTTCAAGTGGGCGATCGAGGAAAGGGAGGACCTGTTCCGGGTGCTCACCAATACGCTGGCGCTGAGCCTGCTGTCCATTTTGGCCTCGCCGCTGTCCGTCATCTTCGCGATTTTGCTCAATGAGCTGCGAAGCAAAAAGTTCCAAAAGCTCGTGCAGACGTTAACGACGCTGCCGAACTTTATTAGCTGGATTATCGTGTACTCGCTCGCATTCTTCATGTTCTCCTCCGGCGGGTTAGTCAATGAGGTGCTGATGAGGCTGGGTTGGATCGATGAGCCGACGACAGTGCTTGGCAATGCCGCGGCAACCTGGTGGTTCCAAACCGCGATTACGATCTGGAAAAGCTTAGGCTGGGGAGCGATCATCTACCTCGCCGCGATCGCCGGGATCGACCAAGAGCTGTACGATGCGGCCAAGGTCGACGGGGCAGGCCGATTCCAGCGGATTATGGCCATCACCGTGCCAGGCGTCATGCCGACGTTCTTCGTCCTATTGCTGCTCAATATCGCAAGCGTACTGTCCAACGGCGCATCCGGCTTCGAGCAAAACTTCGTCTTCTACAACTCGCTCGTCGCCGATAAGATCGAAGCGCTCGATTACTACGTGTACCGGGTCGGCATCACGACCGGCGAAATTTCCTTCGGTACGGCAATCGGCATCGCCAAGTCGCTGATCAGCATCCTATTACTATTCTTAATGAATGCGCTTTCGAAGAAAGTGAGAGGCCATTCGGTATTCTAG
- a CDS encoding carbohydrate ABC transporter permease, whose product MKKDSTLAFDVFNYAVQIIFTILCVYPFYYILIYSFSDPQEALKGVFLIPEGFTLVNYSTIFKLDNMFHSFLISVLRTVIGTLLTIACCSWFAYAVTKNELYLRKTVYRFLVITMYFNAGLIPWYITMKELGLKNNFMLYILPGAVVAYYVVLLKTFIEQLPQALEESAMIDGAGYFKIFTNVIFPLSMPIIATIAVFASVGQWNTWYDNYFLVSNDNLQTLQLILYNYLTDAQRIVSSSNMNDLNRGLASKISPDSIRITITMVVTLPVMLVYPFLQRFFVKGLMLGAIKG is encoded by the coding sequence ATGAAAAAAGATTCCACGCTCGCGTTCGATGTGTTCAACTATGCCGTCCAAATTATATTCACCATTCTATGCGTCTATCCGTTCTACTACATCCTGATCTATTCGTTCAGCGATCCGCAGGAAGCGCTCAAGGGCGTCTTCCTGATCCCGGAAGGGTTCACGCTGGTGAACTACTCGACGATTTTCAAGCTCGACAACATGTTCCATTCGTTCCTCATCTCGGTGCTGCGGACGGTCATCGGAACGCTGTTGACCATCGCATGCTGCTCATGGTTCGCCTATGCCGTGACGAAGAACGAGCTGTATCTGCGCAAGACGGTTTACCGGTTCCTCGTCATTACGATGTACTTCAATGCCGGCCTGATTCCGTGGTACATCACGATGAAGGAGCTGGGCCTGAAAAACAACTTCATGCTCTATATCCTGCCTGGCGCGGTTGTCGCTTACTATGTCGTGCTGCTGAAGACGTTCATCGAGCAGCTGCCGCAAGCGCTGGAAGAGTCGGCCATGATCGACGGCGCCGGTTATTTCAAAATCTTCACGAACGTCATTTTCCCGCTCTCCATGCCGATCATCGCGACGATTGCCGTGTTTGCCTCGGTGGGACAGTGGAACACCTGGTACGACAACTATTTCCTCGTATCCAACGATAATTTGCAAACGCTTCAGCTCATTCTGTACAACTACTTAACCGATGCGCAGCGCATTGTGTCCAGCAGCAACATGAACGATTTGAACCGCGGGCTCGCTTCCAAAATATCGCCGGATTCCATCCGCATCACGATCACGATGGTCGTTACGCTCCCGGTCATGCTCGTGTACCCGTTCCTGCAGCGTTTCTTCGTCAAAGGGCTTATGCTTGGCGCAATTAAAGGCTAG
- a CDS encoding type 2 periplasmic-binding domain-containing protein: MKVKRLRGKALLTLAAMLVVLSGCGGNNGNNANTAETNAPANTTNTDNTATPAETNNSATTNDGATNTPAEPAKEPITFKVQVNSTTKDFEGTEVYNEIVKQTGVTMDLETFDEEKFKVQLAGGDLPDIIQVKNINTTYLKQMIEGKHIIPLDDLVKSNGPAISAPIFEKSLAYSKKFWSNDTGQLYVIPVQIGSAGWGFDQQTGFNVRWDYYKELGYPEVKSIDDMVNVLAQMVEKHPTNKDGKKVYGTAIWNDWGTWGLSSMGLVTNSGEPVVNDYTDIPKSGFWATSEFLYKAKQKGILDPDAFTAKYEDLVTKASQGTLLNAIATWPFQNANAELLKEGPDKGFVTIPLDWGFSWVGGSTIAGWGDRAWAITSNCKDPARAMDLINFLSSEQGSRLIESGIEGVHWDIVDGKPTMKPEVVALAAAGGDPWKKTGINMMANQQGLSDNTVLTDGFPVNLFNTPEVYATKLNSLNKDYSEHYGVAYPAAAYKKYADSGQVKTLDVIPQDIQAAMAAPPDDIKRIQTKLDDLITKGIPEIVLKSKDDADYKARQQKLIDKLNDAGADEYYQWKLKAYDEAKAKFE; encoded by the coding sequence ATGAAGGTAAAGAGATTACGCGGCAAAGCGCTGCTGACGCTGGCTGCCATGCTAGTCGTTCTGTCAGGCTGCGGCGGCAACAACGGGAACAACGCAAATACCGCTGAAACGAATGCGCCGGCAAACACGACGAACACCGATAACACCGCCACGCCTGCGGAAACAAACAACAGCGCAACGACGAATGACGGCGCGACGAACACGCCGGCGGAGCCTGCGAAAGAGCCGATTACGTTCAAGGTTCAAGTGAACAGCACGACGAAGGATTTTGAGGGGACAGAGGTTTATAACGAGATCGTGAAGCAAACCGGCGTGACGATGGACCTCGAAACGTTCGACGAAGAGAAGTTCAAAGTCCAGCTGGCTGGCGGCGACCTCCCGGATATTATTCAAGTGAAGAACATCAATACGACGTACTTGAAGCAAATGATCGAAGGCAAACACATCATTCCGCTCGACGACCTGGTGAAATCGAACGGACCGGCGATTTCCGCGCCGATCTTCGAGAAAAGCTTGGCGTACAGCAAGAAGTTCTGGAGCAACGACACCGGCCAGCTGTATGTCATCCCGGTTCAAATCGGCAGCGCCGGCTGGGGCTTCGATCAGCAAACCGGCTTCAACGTACGCTGGGATTACTACAAAGAGCTAGGCTATCCGGAAGTGAAGAGCATCGACGATATGGTCAATGTTTTGGCTCAGATGGTCGAGAAGCATCCGACGAATAAGGATGGCAAGAAGGTATACGGTACGGCGATTTGGAACGACTGGGGCACATGGGGCCTCAGCAGCATGGGTCTTGTGACGAACTCGGGCGAACCAGTCGTGAACGACTACACGGACATCCCGAAGAGCGGATTCTGGGCGACATCGGAATTCCTGTACAAAGCGAAGCAGAAGGGCATTCTTGACCCGGATGCATTCACGGCCAAATACGAGGATCTCGTCACGAAAGCCTCCCAAGGCACGCTGTTGAACGCCATTGCGACTTGGCCGTTCCAGAACGCGAATGCCGAGCTGCTTAAAGAAGGTCCGGACAAAGGCTTCGTCACCATCCCGCTCGACTGGGGCTTCTCATGGGTTGGCGGCAGCACGATTGCCGGCTGGGGCGACCGCGCTTGGGCCATTACGTCCAACTGTAAAGATCCTGCCCGCGCGATGGATCTGATCAACTTCCTGTCCTCGGAGCAAGGCTCCCGTCTGATCGAGAGCGGCATTGAAGGCGTTCACTGGGATATCGTAGACGGCAAGCCGACGATGAAGCCTGAGGTTGTAGCGCTGGCGGCTGCCGGCGGCGATCCTTGGAAGAAAACGGGCATCAACATGATGGCGAACCAACAAGGTCTTTCCGACAATACGGTGCTGACCGACGGCTTCCCGGTTAACCTGTTCAACACGCCTGAAGTGTACGCAACGAAGCTGAATTCCTTGAACAAAGACTACTCCGAGCACTATGGCGTCGCTTACCCTGCGGCTGCTTACAAGAAATACGCGGATTCCGGCCAAGTCAAGACGCTCGACGTCATTCCGCAGGACATTCAAGCGGCGATGGCAGCTCCGCCGGACGACATCAAGCGCATTCAAACGAAACTGGATGACTTGATTACGAAAGGCATTCCGGAAATCGTCCTGAAATCCAAAGACGACGCGGACTACAAAGCAAGACAGCAAAAGCTGATCGACAAGCTGAACGATGCGGGCGCCGACGAGTACTACCAATGGAAGCTCAAAGCGTACGACGAAGCGAAAGCGAAGTTTGAGTAA
- a CDS encoding beta-galactosidase — translation MTITYDGKSFLRDGERFWIVGGEIHYFRFPREEWRDVLLRAKRAGLNTICTYVPWNFHEVTEGEFDFDGDKDLASYIDLIGELGMYAMLRPGPYICSEWDGGGIPAWLCAQPVLRFREDDPVYMAAVESWFDRLIPIISERQVTKGGPVITIQNENEYPGGWDESMRRYLRNINAIYARHGIEIPVLSCNVHGATPTTVKINDSTDAADQFLDPSMILTYNHHVEVEPVYDLKSKQPNAPLITTEFWCGAPIYWGNQVSDWPNRLELARAVYEYTSSGTQVCYYMFEGGTNFGFWGGNNIATSYASGYPVGEAGKLTDKYYAVRPANLFIGSFSRYLAGSEELADKGGMQSDEGVRLIVRDSGFGGSFAFVTAADARKETTVTTLGGKQLTVHFGEVSAAVLPIELELFGSAAVTVDYSNLCLLACSEAKKTLVLYGPAGTEGVISVNGEELRVIVPRRKVQRLITAAGIGIVVVDEDLARRCWIVDDAVVFGPDYAGELLADGALDIRVSERTPEIVYLDAAGLPVSRAFKAEPAQHELPELRDWRIAPCAEVTSPVGEGWSALEQPCSHEALGVVQGYLWYSAELECEEECVETLFLSHAPTRVNVFVNGQFCGTHAERRSVRMRDEYGHPADWAFEELTVRLQKGTNRFVFLSDDLGHNYDVPIAVGIQGPVMVGSRRLQVDRMTDVEPLPLSDQAFNFLYNRHYREKTPLPAVEFELPIEAGHEAFILMHGVKAWVTVNGEEVLPMSYPDSPWTMFPQIKRWITWELPASIAGTAPTVRIHFAEGSAEAVKENMAVYVAPSGGQLTNWQWKRWEGSGDFTASQLVGSQQKEEEGLIVLLPTGSRLARKGRLLRPAYLSARFALPDGDRPVYLQIGELQKGQIFLNGHNIGRMWAYGGTQDRYYLPRSWIKADNELVIFEELGLNPQNTSLVFGESGQWSAVKLQFDLQGAQKG, via the coding sequence ATGACAATTACGTATGACGGAAAATCATTTCTTCGGGACGGGGAACGGTTCTGGATCGTCGGAGGCGAAATCCATTACTTCCGTTTTCCGAGGGAAGAGTGGCGGGATGTATTGCTTCGGGCCAAGCGTGCCGGGCTGAATACGATTTGCACGTATGTGCCTTGGAATTTTCACGAAGTGACGGAAGGCGAGTTTGATTTTGACGGCGACAAAGATTTGGCCAGCTATATCGATCTGATCGGAGAGCTTGGCATGTACGCCATGCTTCGCCCTGGCCCTTATATATGCAGCGAATGGGACGGCGGCGGCATTCCGGCTTGGCTGTGCGCGCAGCCTGTCCTGCGTTTCCGGGAGGACGATCCGGTCTATATGGCTGCCGTGGAGAGCTGGTTCGACCGGCTCATCCCGATTATAAGCGAGCGTCAAGTCACCAAAGGCGGACCGGTCATTACGATTCAGAACGAAAATGAATATCCGGGCGGCTGGGACGAGTCGATGCGCCGCTATCTTCGCAACATCAATGCGATTTACGCGAGACACGGGATCGAAATTCCGGTGCTTTCCTGCAACGTGCACGGCGCGACGCCAACTACGGTGAAAATCAATGATTCGACGGATGCCGCTGACCAGTTCCTCGATCCGTCGATGATTCTGACCTACAACCACCATGTCGAGGTGGAGCCGGTTTACGATTTGAAGAGCAAGCAGCCTAATGCGCCGCTCATTACGACGGAGTTTTGGTGCGGGGCGCCGATCTATTGGGGCAACCAGGTGAGCGATTGGCCGAACCGGCTGGAGCTGGCCCGTGCCGTCTATGAGTATACGTCATCCGGCACGCAGGTTTGCTATTACATGTTCGAAGGCGGCACGAATTTCGGATTCTGGGGCGGCAACAACATTGCGACGTCCTATGCATCCGGTTATCCGGTCGGCGAAGCCGGGAAGCTGACGGACAAATATTACGCGGTTCGGCCGGCGAATTTGTTTATCGGCTCGTTCAGCCGGTATTTGGCCGGCAGCGAGGAGCTGGCAGACAAGGGCGGCATGCAGAGCGACGAAGGCGTGCGGCTTATCGTCCGCGACAGCGGTTTTGGCGGCTCGTTCGCGTTCGTGACGGCTGCCGATGCCCGCAAGGAAACGACCGTAACGACGCTGGGCGGCAAGCAGCTGACGGTGCATTTCGGGGAAGTGTCCGCTGCGGTTCTCCCAATTGAGCTAGAGCTGTTCGGCTCGGCAGCCGTGACGGTCGATTACAGCAATCTGTGCTTGCTGGCATGCAGCGAAGCGAAGAAGACGCTCGTTTTATACGGACCCGCGGGCACGGAGGGCGTAATTAGCGTCAACGGCGAAGAGCTGCGGGTGATTGTTCCGAGGCGTAAAGTGCAGCGCTTAATTACGGCAGCCGGCATCGGCATCGTCGTCGTCGATGAAGATCTGGCGCGCCGGTGCTGGATCGTGGACGATGCGGTCGTCTTCGGACCGGATTACGCGGGCGAGCTGCTGGCAGACGGGGCGCTGGACATCCGGGTGAGCGAGCGTACGCCGGAGATCGTCTATCTCGACGCGGCCGGATTGCCGGTCAGCCGCGCATTCAAGGCGGAGCCGGCGCAGCATGAGCTGCCGGAGCTGCGCGATTGGCGGATCGCGCCTTGCGCGGAAGTAACGTCGCCGGTCGGCGAGGGCTGGTCGGCTCTGGAACAGCCATGCTCCCACGAAGCGCTAGGCGTCGTTCAAGGGTATCTCTGGTACAGCGCGGAGCTGGAGTGCGAGGAAGAGTGCGTTGAAACGTTGTTCCTCAGCCATGCGCCTACGCGGGTGAACGTATTCGTAAATGGCCAGTTCTGCGGCACGCATGCCGAGCGCCGTTCGGTGCGCATGCGCGATGAATACGGCCATCCGGCCGATTGGGCGTTCGAGGAGCTGACCGTTCGTTTGCAGAAAGGAACGAACCGGTTCGTCTTCTTATCCGATGACCTCGGCCACAATTACGATGTGCCGATCGCTGTCGGTATTCAAGGGCCGGTGATGGTCGGCTCACGCAGACTCCAAGTCGATCGAATGACAGATGTTGAGCCGCTGCCGTTGTCCGATCAAGCTTTTAACTTCCTATATAATCGCCACTACCGGGAGAAGACGCCGCTTCCGGCCGTCGAGTTCGAGCTGCCGATCGAAGCGGGGCATGAAGCCTTTATTTTGATGCACGGCGTCAAAGCATGGGTGACGGTCAACGGCGAAGAAGTGCTGCCGATGTCGTATCCGGACTCGCCGTGGACGATGTTCCCGCAGATCAAGCGCTGGATCACTTGGGAGCTGCCGGCTTCCATCGCAGGCACTGCGCCAACCGTTCGGATTCATTTTGCCGAAGGTTCGGCTGAAGCTGTTAAAGAAAACATGGCTGTATACGTCGCGCCGTCTGGCGGACAGCTGACCAACTGGCAGTGGAAGCGCTGGGAAGGCAGCGGCGATTTTACCGCTTCGCAGCTTGTCGGCAGCCAGCAGAAGGAAGAGGAAGGGCTTATCGTGCTTCTTCCGACAGGCAGCCGCTTGGCCAGAAAAGGACGTTTGCTGCGTCCGGCATACTTGAGCGCGCGGTTCGCCTTGCCTGATGGCGATCGCCCGGTCTACTTGCAAATCGGTGAGCTGCAGAAGGGACAAATTTTCTTGAACGGCCACAATATCGGACGCATGTGGGCGTACGGCGGCACGCAGGACCGGTACTATCTGCCGCGCAGCTGGATAAAGGCGGACAATGAGCTTGTCATTTTCGAGGAGCTTGGCCTGAACCCGCAAAATACGTCGCTCGTATTCGGCGAGAGCGGACAATGGAGCGCGGTGAAGCTGCAATTCGATTTGCAAGGCGCGCAGAAGGGATGA
- a CDS encoding right-handed parallel beta-helix repeat-containing protein, translating to MTDTNAIYVAPDGLDSNTGTVEQPVRTLNEAVARTRTLSGGQPKRIVVRGGHYYDVSIKLGADDEGLTIEAYSGEQPVLYGGVPVTAWQREGEWLTASLPGVRDRKLDFRSLEVNGQFRQRARLPETGAFRHFNEFKVEWLSTFAGGWARKPTTDEMMSLRASREDIGTWLDVSNAEVTVYHEWDESLVGVDAVKEAEPDATDIQFTYEPGHPPGAFCERNENARKYVVWNVKEGMKRPGQWYLDRTNEKLAYWPLPGERAEDIHVVAPVHEHLVVLDAGAKRIKLQGLLFACAATQLSAGGFGALHVSAAVHGEEVSEIEFERVTVRNTGGWAFKLSGTGIRMHDCHIHHTGAGGIQWKGERIQLERSRIHDIGTAYSSAIAINSDGSGHTISHNEIYNTPYSGIASSSPDTLINGNLLYDTMTFMKDGSAIYVCWYSDNVTVSGNAVFGRLGGGSGTDSAAGHEKVRRYAYYLDEKCTNCSVTGNLAVNLGIPMLSHMTKDCAFTNNIFLDHGEQTVSVLNSSGLKFERNILVADAIEIHSPQGNPNGLVSEEYDSHPYMSAYSKSDGITSLRGNLFCSRSGRQTFKHYFHYKPTEAFGLERFDGNCFGDPLLTDAAAGDFSYAVNSPALELGIEPLSFADVGCEGRYVELFERCMNGDGKTVSGEGVGEK from the coding sequence ATGACGGATACGAATGCGATCTATGTCGCGCCGGATGGGCTGGATTCGAATACCGGTACGGTCGAACAGCCTGTACGGACGTTGAACGAGGCGGTTGCGCGTACGCGGACGTTGAGCGGCGGACAGCCGAAACGAATTGTTGTGCGCGGCGGCCATTATTACGATGTGAGCATAAAGCTCGGCGCCGACGATGAAGGATTGACAATCGAGGCGTATTCAGGGGAGCAGCCGGTGTTGTACGGCGGCGTCCCGGTCACCGCTTGGCAGCGCGAAGGGGAATGGCTGACGGCATCGCTGCCTGGCGTCCGCGACCGCAAGCTCGATTTTCGCTCGCTTGAGGTGAACGGTCAGTTCCGTCAGCGTGCGAGACTGCCGGAAACGGGGGCGTTTCGCCATTTTAACGAGTTCAAGGTCGAATGGCTGTCCACGTTCGCCGGCGGCTGGGCACGCAAACCGACGACGGACGAAATGATGTCGCTTCGCGCGAGCCGGGAGGATATCGGGACGTGGCTGGATGTCAGCAATGCGGAGGTGACGGTATACCACGAGTGGGATGAGTCGCTCGTTGGCGTTGACGCCGTCAAGGAAGCCGAGCCTGACGCGACGGACATCCAGTTTACATATGAGCCGGGTCATCCGCCGGGAGCCTTCTGCGAACGAAACGAAAACGCGCGCAAATATGTCGTATGGAACGTCAAGGAAGGCATGAAGCGGCCGGGGCAGTGGTATTTGGACCGGACGAACGAGAAGCTGGCTTATTGGCCGCTGCCGGGCGAACGGGCGGAGGACATCCATGTGGTCGCGCCGGTGCATGAGCATCTTGTGGTGCTGGACGCAGGGGCGAAGCGGATTAAGCTGCAGGGGCTGCTGTTTGCCTGCGCGGCGACGCAGCTGTCGGCAGGCGGGTTCGGCGCTCTCCATGTCAGCGCGGCCGTGCATGGCGAAGAAGTGAGCGAGATCGAGTTCGAGCGCGTGACCGTTCGGAATACGGGCGGATGGGCGTTCAAGCTGAGCGGAACGGGAATCCGGATGCATGACTGTCACATCCATCACACGGGGGCGGGCGGCATTCAATGGAAAGGCGAGCGGATTCAGCTTGAGCGCTCGCGCATTCACGATATCGGCACGGCGTACAGCAGCGCGATCGCGATCAACTCCGACGGATCGGGTCATACCATTTCGCATAACGAAATCTACAATACGCCCTACAGCGGCATTGCGAGCAGTAGTCCCGATACGTTGATCAACGGCAATTTGCTCTATGACACGATGACCTTCATGAAGGACGGCTCGGCGATTTACGTCTGCTGGTACAGCGATAATGTCACCGTGAGCGGAAATGCGGTATTCGGCCGGCTTGGCGGCGGGAGCGGCACGGATTCGGCGGCAGGGCATGAGAAGGTACGGCGCTACGCCTACTATTTGGACGAAAAATGCACCAACTGCTCCGTGACCGGCAATTTGGCCGTCAATCTCGGCATCCCGATGCTGAGCCATATGACGAAGGATTGCGCGTTTACGAACAATATTTTCTTGGATCATGGCGAGCAAACGGTATCGGTGCTGAACTCGTCCGGCTTGAAGTTCGAGCGGAATATTCTCGTTGCGGATGCGATCGAGATCCATTCGCCGCAGGGAAATCCGAACGGCTTAGTGTCGGAGGAATACGATTCTCACCCGTACATGTCGGCATATTCGAAGTCCGATGGCATCACCTCGCTGCGCGGCAACTTGTTCTGCAGCAGAAGCGGCCGGCAAACGTTCAAGCACTATTTTCATTATAAACCGACTGAAGCGTTTGGACTGGAGCGGTTCGACGGTAATTGCTTCGGCGACCCGTTGTTGACGGATGCCGCCGCGGGCGATTTCAGCTATGCGGTGAATTCGCCTGCATTGGAGCTTGGGATTGAACCGTTGTCGTTTGCGGACGTAGGCTGCGAAGGACGATATGTGGAGCTTTTCGAACGGTGCATGAACGGCGATGGAAAAACAGTTTCCGGAGAAGGAGTAGGAGAGAAATGA